A window of Pseudodesulfovibrio hydrargyri contains these coding sequences:
- a CDS encoding MauE/DoxX family redox-associated membrane protein, whose amino-acid sequence MNPVLSVLSSRWLYRAARVILGGLFLAAGVIKLADPEQLAVVIDAFGLVPRGLVMPLAFILPVVEIAAGAGLVFDFRGSLRTIAVLTVVFLGVLGYGLHLGLDIDCGCYGPGDPEAEAFGGLRIAFYRDLLMLAGILYCYWWRRFANGRVLS is encoded by the coding sequence ATGAATCCCGTATTGTCCGTGCTGTCTTCCCGCTGGCTGTACCGCGCCGCGCGCGTCATCCTGGGCGGGCTGTTTCTGGCGGCCGGCGTCATCAAGCTGGCCGATCCTGAGCAGCTGGCGGTGGTCATCGACGCCTTCGGGCTCGTGCCCCGGGGGCTGGTCATGCCCCTGGCCTTCATCCTGCCGGTGGTGGAGATCGCGGCGGGCGCCGGGCTGGTGTTCGATTTCCGGGGCAGCCTGAGGACCATCGCGGTCCTGACCGTGGTCTTCCTGGGCGTGCTCGGCTACGGCCTGCACCTGGGGCTGGACATCGATTGCGGCTGCTACGGGCCGGGCGACCCCGAGGCCGAGGCCTTTGGCGGGTTGCGGATCGCCTTTTACCGCGATCTGCTCATGCTGGCCGGGATTCTGTACTGTTACTGGTGGCGGAGGTTCGCGAACGGACGTGTCCTGTCCTGA
- a CDS encoding (Fe-S)-binding protein, translating into MSENISQHVSHCILCGKCLQACPLLRATGREELGPRSKSDLCRVLAEDPDKLSETDAAKLAGLCLGCGRCREVCPQGQDVPGLVAGLRAAHPGFKSWLWKTWLTRARMLWSPSSKAAGLVPELFHTERLGPMLKMLAGMSGGPGLAPFMTPKSFPDTYRGEKLLLFAGCTANFVQGRWLMAALRLLDGLGAEVLPGDFTCCGSGLKGAGFADRSAAMAERNVAVWREAGRPRIAVFCATCLAGLRAYDCFESDGERSRWVDSLLPLSETMRGMEFVISDNVPERLGYHHPCHAGADDPDRDFLREALGDRLVAVTDKQCCGFGGVMRLAAPGLTEPVNRQCWEALRGADTVLSGCSACLAQLSATAPQGVAVGHWLETIG; encoded by the coding sequence ATGTCCGAAAATATTTCCCAACACGTTTCCCATTGCATCCTGTGCGGCAAGTGCCTCCAGGCCTGTCCGCTGCTCAGGGCCACCGGGCGCGAGGAACTCGGCCCGCGCTCCAAGTCCGACCTCTGCCGGGTCTTGGCCGAGGACCCGGACAAGCTGTCCGAAACCGACGCCGCCAAGCTGGCCGGGCTCTGCCTGGGCTGCGGCCGGTGCCGCGAGGTCTGCCCCCAGGGCCAGGACGTGCCTGGCCTGGTGGCCGGACTGCGCGCGGCGCACCCCGGTTTCAAGTCCTGGCTGTGGAAGACCTGGCTGACCCGCGCCCGGATGCTCTGGTCCCCCAGCTCCAAGGCCGCCGGGCTGGTGCCCGAGCTGTTTCACACCGAAAGGCTCGGCCCCATGCTCAAGATGCTCGCGGGCATGTCCGGCGGGCCGGGGCTCGCCCCCTTCATGACGCCCAAGAGCTTCCCGGACACGTATCGCGGCGAGAAGCTGCTCCTGTTCGCGGGCTGCACGGCCAACTTCGTCCAGGGCCGCTGGCTCATGGCCGCCCTGCGGCTGCTCGACGGCCTGGGCGCGGAGGTCCTGCCCGGCGACTTCACCTGCTGCGGCTCGGGCCTCAAGGGGGCCGGATTCGCGGACCGGTCGGCGGCCATGGCCGAGCGCAACGTGGCGGTCTGGCGTGAGGCGGGCCGCCCGCGCATCGCCGTGTTTTGCGCCACCTGCCTGGCCGGGCTGCGGGCCTACGACTGTTTCGAGTCCGACGGGGAGCGGTCCCGTTGGGTGGATTCTCTACTGCCCCTGTCTGAAACTATGCGCGGCATGGAATTCGTGATATCCGACAACGTCCCGGAAAGGTTGGGCTATCACCATCCGTGCCACGCCGGTGCGGACGATCCGGACCGGGATTTTTTGCGCGAGGCCCTGGGCGACCGGCTGGTCGCGGTCACGGACAAACAGTGCTGCGGCTTCGGCGGGGTCATGCGGTTGGCCGCGCCCGGGCTGACCGAGCCGGTCAACCGGCAGTGCTGGGAAGCGCTCAGGGGCGCGGACACGGTGCTCTCGGGATGCTCGGCCTGTCTGGCTCAACTCTCGGCCACCGCGCCGCAGGGGGTGGCGGTGGGACACTGGCTTGAAACCATAGGATGA
- a CDS encoding C-GCAxxG-C-C family protein, whose protein sequence is MTDTTSSSLSESIAARAENLYRTRQHLCADAVLLAFNEGLGGGLTEQQAVGLTSGLSIGQGGAGCLCGAVGGGALVLGLFLGGEGRAYRSAAKVREAVNELHTRFKDAHRTTCCRVLTKAVKGDEAAHFEQCAGLTGEAARMVAEILFNARPELAERADRERLAVRDSKGRGLLRRVFNRLFR, encoded by the coding sequence ATGACCGATACCACGTCCTCCTCCCTGTCCGAGTCCATCGCGGCCCGCGCCGAGAACCTCTACCGTACCCGGCAGCACCTGTGCGCCGACGCCGTCCTGCTCGCCTTCAACGAAGGGCTGGGCGGGGGGCTGACCGAGCAGCAGGCGGTCGGCCTGACCTCGGGGCTGTCCATCGGCCAGGGCGGGGCGGGCTGCCTGTGCGGGGCGGTCGGCGGCGGGGCGCTGGTCCTGGGGCTCTTCCTGGGAGGCGAGGGCAGAGCCTACCGCAGCGCGGCCAAGGTGCGCGAGGCGGTGAACGAGCTGCACACGCGGTTCAAGGACGCGCACCGGACCACCTGCTGCCGCGTGCTGACCAAAGCGGTCAAGGGCGACGAGGCCGCCCATTTCGAGCAGTGCGCCGGGCTCACCGGCGAGGCCGCGCGCATGGTCGCCGAGATCCTTTTCAACGCCCGCCCGGAACTGGCGGAACGCGCCGACCGGGAGCGCCTGGCGGTCCGGGATTCCAAGGGGCGCGGGCTGCTCCGCCGCGTCTTCAACCGGCTTTTCCGCTGA
- a CDS encoding rhodanese-like domain-containing protein produces the protein MRRNVLLLFVCAALLLTASPAFAGLFGDKFEDEAVKEEGAVKLVREVQEGGYGVVTAEELKAWIDSGKKMVIVDTMPYEASYKKNHIPGAVAFEFPIPTMETWDTAKTAGKTEADYEALLGPDKDVPIVVYCGFVKCTRSHNGAIWAQKLGYTNVIRQPGGIFAWKGKGYPVESED, from the coding sequence ATGCGTAGGAATGTATTGCTGTTGTTTGTCTGTGCGGCCCTGTTGCTGACCGCGTCCCCGGCCTTTGCCGGGCTGTTCGGCGACAAGTTCGAGGATGAGGCGGTCAAGGAGGAAGGAGCCGTCAAGCTGGTCCGCGAGGTCCAGGAGGGCGGTTATGGCGTGGTCACCGCCGAGGAGCTCAAGGCGTGGATCGACTCGGGCAAGAAGATGGTCATCGTGGACACCATGCCGTACGAGGCCAGCTACAAGAAGAACCACATCCCCGGCGCCGTGGCCTTCGAGTTCCCCATCCCGACGATGGAGACCTGGGACACCGCCAAGACCGCGGGCAAGACCGAGGCCGACTACGAGGCGCTGCTCGGCCCGGACAAGGACGTGCCCATCGTGGTCTACTGCGGCTTCGTCAAATGCACCCGCAGCCACAACGGGGCCATCTGGGCCCAGAAGCTCGGCTACACCAACGTCATCCGCCAGCCCGGCGGCATCTTTGCCTGGAAGGGCAAAGGCTATCCCGTGGAGTCCGAAGACTAG